In one window of Pseudochaenichthys georgianus chromosome 5, fPseGeo1.2, whole genome shotgun sequence DNA:
- the nudt2 gene encoding bis(5'-nucleosyl)-tetraphosphatase [asymmetrical], which translates to MALRACGFIVFRRLASCVPPDNIEYLLLQTSYGQHHWTPPKGHVDPGEDDLTTALRETKEEAGLGEEQLKVVDGFSQELRYEVRGKPKEVLYWLAELRDTGTAVTLSDEHQDYRWARLEEACTLAQHKDLQDTLRAASTHMQDKKQ; encoded by the exons atggcGCTGCGAGCCTGTGGCTTCATAGTGTTTCGTCGTCTCGCCAGTTGTGTCCCTCCAGACAACATCGAGTACCTCCTCTTGCAGACCTCTTATGGGCAGCACCACTGGACCCCACCCAAAG GTCATGTGGATCCGGGCGAGGACGACCTTACCACAGCCCTGAGGGAGACCAAGGAGGAGGCGGGGCTTGGAGAAGAGCAGCTGAAGGTTGTTGACGGCTTTTCGCAGGAGCTGCGCTACGAGGTGCGAGGCAAACCCAAAGAGGTGCTGTACTGGCTGGCCGAGCTGAGAGACACAGGAACAGCGGTGACTCTGTCTGACGAGCACCAGGACTACCGCTGGGCCCGGCTGGAGGAGGCCTGCACTCTGGCCCAGCACAAAGACCTGCAGGACACTCTGAGAGCAGCAAGCACACACATGCAGGACAAAAAGCAATGA